The following coding sequences lie in one Candidatus Nitrospira allomarina genomic window:
- a CDS encoding Fur family transcriptional regulator, translated as MTRTRQAVLALLQRTRQPISATEIFEQLHQEKVAIDLVTVYRTLHVLKDLGLVLQLDLHQEGLARYELKEGREHHHHIRCQICGQIEDLLLCPLKKVTKLIEQRTQFIVDDHTLEFTGLCPQCQ; from the coding sequence ATGACCCGTACACGCCAAGCGGTTCTGGCATTACTGCAAAGGACTCGCCAGCCAATAAGTGCCACGGAAATTTTTGAACAATTGCACCAGGAAAAAGTGGCAATTGATCTAGTGACCGTGTACCGAACCTTGCATGTGCTGAAAGATTTAGGTCTTGTTCTCCAATTGGACCTTCACCAGGAAGGTCTCGCCAGATATGAACTGAAGGAGGGGCGGGAACATCACCATCATATTCGTTGCCAGATCTGTGGTCAGATCGAGGATTTGTTGTTATGCCCGTTAAAAAAAGTCACAAAATTGATTGAACAACGGACCCAATTTATCGTGGATGATCATACATTGGAATTCACGGGATTGTGTCCACAATGCCAATAA
- a CDS encoding PAS domain S-box protein, whose product MVTVLILSLSVFVLIGLYSEAVEDEKNRLTHLTSIYVHYLEGMTQLTPGWDEGAMPQEFFANRIQQEFDSLRDQHHFGQTGEVLLVRRHENGGQRSSQFQLDLSVDSRPQILPDSRGNRVLLAYQPLKGLPLGVIAKINIQEIQFLYFLGGGAIGILEVGFMMVVGFILVQGKNASRQQWPKDREKIRGVVVSEGEGIVTFNEYGKIETFNETAEAMFFWQASEVIGRPFRSLVVPPEQDVWDLFVVSYGQLTVERIGGLRKEFKAQKKDGTVFPLSLTLSESPLAGQRLFTALLRDETEQKLAERRLAAQYAIARVLADCTTIQQATPEILQAVCKSLGWQVGVLWQVKPGTKILFCVEVWRTSHERFSEFVTVTQSMSFSKGVGLPGRIWETGTPIWIPDAVKDPNFPRAPMAAQAGLHAAFAFPIRLGETILGVMEFFSREIQEPDEPLLHQMVSVGSQIGQFMQRKEAEMALRESEERTRLILDTALDAVVTLDELGYVIGWNSQAERMFGWSREEIIGQQVVTTIIPPKYREAYPQGIQHYITSEVSAILNKRIELSGLHRDGHEFPLELAISAVQSQGKTIVSGFLRDLTERRQTEEALLKSEEQRRQAQKMEAIGTLAGGIAHDFNNILSAIIGYTELAMTQIGVGSPVLPRLQEVLRAGYRAKNLVRQILTFSRRDESGKKVMHLQPIVREALNLLRASLPSTISLHAELQPSTAPVLADATQIHQVVMNLGANAEYAMRPMGGRLMVTLEEVAVDETTASLVQGLHAGLYIRLNVTDSGQGMSPSVTKRIFDPFFTTKDVGEGTGMGLAVIHGVVTSHGGVIRVDSRKGQGTTFTIYFPCSSLPVEVQQVQSTFSSNCKKGTVIFVDDEVSIAKWAKDMLENMGYRVVVFTNGPEALQAFKENPDQFDVLVTDQTMPGMTGEFLARQVMSIRPGFPVILCSGFSYTMNKDKALSMGFRAYLAKPVLMGDMEQALQVALTPSLPH is encoded by the coding sequence ATGGTGACAGTGTTGATCCTGTCCCTTAGCGTTTTTGTGCTTATTGGGCTTTATTCTGAAGCCGTCGAAGATGAAAAAAATCGACTGACTCATTTGACCAGCATATACGTTCATTACTTGGAAGGCATGACTCAATTGACTCCCGGGTGGGACGAAGGGGCAATGCCTCAAGAATTCTTCGCAAATCGCATTCAACAGGAATTTGATTCTCTGAGGGATCAACATCACTTTGGGCAAACAGGGGAGGTGCTTCTAGTTCGCCGGCATGAAAATGGAGGGCAGAGGTCTTCCCAATTTCAACTGGATTTATCCGTCGATAGCAGGCCGCAAATTTTGCCTGATAGTCGAGGGAACAGGGTCTTACTAGCCTATCAACCCCTTAAAGGTCTTCCTCTGGGAGTGATAGCGAAAATTAATATTCAGGAAATCCAATTTCTCTATTTTCTTGGTGGAGGAGCCATTGGAATACTGGAAGTAGGGTTCATGATGGTGGTCGGATTTATCCTGGTTCAAGGTAAAAATGCTAGTAGGCAGCAATGGCCTAAAGATCGAGAAAAAATCCGAGGAGTCGTAGTGAGTGAGGGAGAGGGAATTGTGACTTTCAATGAATATGGAAAGATCGAAACATTTAATGAAACGGCGGAAGCCATGTTTTTTTGGCAAGCCTCAGAGGTAATAGGCAGGCCCTTTAGAAGTCTGGTTGTTCCTCCGGAACAGGACGTGTGGGACCTATTTGTTGTGTCCTATGGGCAATTGACCGTAGAGCGTATTGGTGGTTTGCGGAAGGAATTCAAGGCCCAAAAAAAAGATGGAACAGTTTTTCCTCTGTCGTTGACCTTGAGCGAGTCGCCGCTAGCGGGCCAGCGCCTGTTCACAGCGTTATTACGGGATGAGACAGAACAAAAACTAGCTGAACGCCGGTTAGCCGCCCAATATGCCATCGCCAGGGTGTTGGCCGATTGCACGACCATTCAACAAGCCACTCCTGAAATTCTTCAGGCGGTCTGTAAAAGTTTAGGATGGCAAGTGGGGGTACTCTGGCAAGTGAAGCCTGGGACCAAAATCCTGTTTTGTGTGGAAGTGTGGCGAACCTCCCATGAACGGTTTTCTGAATTTGTTACTGTGACGCAAAGTATGTCCTTTTCGAAGGGAGTTGGCCTGCCTGGAAGGATCTGGGAGACAGGTACCCCGATATGGATTCCTGATGCGGTCAAGGACCCTAATTTTCCTCGTGCACCAATGGCCGCTCAGGCAGGATTACATGCGGCATTTGCCTTTCCTATCAGGCTAGGCGAGACAATTCTTGGAGTAATGGAGTTTTTTAGCCGGGAAATCCAGGAGCCTGATGAGCCCTTGTTGCACCAAATGGTGTCTGTTGGAAGCCAGATTGGGCAGTTTATGCAACGAAAAGAGGCAGAGATGGCTCTACGGGAAAGTGAAGAACGAACACGGCTCATTTTGGACACGGCCCTTGATGCGGTGGTCACCCTAGATGAGCTTGGCTATGTTATTGGGTGGAACTCACAGGCGGAACGCATGTTTGGATGGTCCAGGGAAGAAATCATTGGGCAACAAGTGGTAACTACTATAATCCCACCGAAATACCGGGAGGCCTATCCACAGGGAATTCAACACTATATCACGTCAGAAGTCAGTGCAATATTAAATAAACGGATTGAATTGTCCGGGTTGCATCGTGATGGCCATGAGTTTCCCCTGGAATTGGCGATTTCGGCTGTTCAATCACAAGGGAAAACAATTGTGAGTGGGTTTCTCCGCGATTTAACCGAGCGACGACAGACAGAAGAAGCCTTGTTGAAAAGTGAAGAGCAGCGTCGTCAAGCCCAAAAAATGGAGGCGATAGGGACCTTGGCCGGTGGGATTGCCCATGATTTTAATAATATCTTATCGGCCATAATAGGGTATACCGAACTGGCCATGACTCAAATTGGGGTGGGAAGCCCGGTTTTGCCCCGATTGCAAGAAGTCTTACGAGCAGGTTATCGCGCCAAAAATCTTGTTCGGCAAATCTTAACTTTCAGCCGGCGAGATGAATCTGGGAAAAAAGTGATGCATTTACAGCCGATTGTGCGGGAAGCGTTGAACCTCCTTCGTGCTTCTCTTCCGTCTACAATTTCCCTACATGCAGAACTCCAACCAAGCACTGCGCCGGTTCTGGCTGATGCGACTCAAATCCATCAGGTGGTCATGAATTTGGGGGCTAATGCAGAATATGCCATGCGGCCGATGGGCGGAAGGTTGATGGTCACATTAGAAGAAGTAGCGGTTGATGAAACGACAGCATCTCTTGTTCAAGGGTTGCATGCGGGGCTTTATATCCGTCTAAATGTTACTGATTCCGGGCAAGGGATGTCACCGAGTGTTACGAAACGAATTTTTGATCCGTTTTTTACTACCAAGGATGTTGGAGAAGGCACGGGGATGGGATTGGCCGTTATTCATGGGGTCGTGACGAGTCATGGAGGAGTGATTCGGGTCGATAGTCGGAAAGGACAGGGCACGACCTTTACCATTTACTTCCCTTGTTCCTCTCTCCCAGTCGAAGTTCAGCAGGTTCAATCAACGTTTTCTTCCAATTGTAAGAAGGGAACAGTGATTTTTGTGGATGATGAGGTATCTATTGCTAAATGGGCCAAGGATATGTTGGAAAATATGGGCTACCGGGTTGTCGTATTTACCAACGGTCCTGAAGCGCTGCAGGCATTTAAAGAGAATCCTGATCAATTTGATGTACTTGTAACGGATCAAACCATGCCAGGCATGACGGGAGAATTTCTGGCTCGTCAAGTAATGAGCATTCGTCCTGGGTTTCCCGTTATTTTGTGTTCAGGGTTTAGTTACACCATGAATAAAGATAAAGCCTTGTCGATGGGTTTCCGAGCCTATTTAGCCAAGCCGGTGTTAATGGGCGATATGGAGCAAGCGCTTCAAGTTGCGTTGACTCCTTCCCTCCCTCATTGA
- a CDS encoding Flp family type IVb pilin, which translates to MGEFFFKEHGAAAMEYALLLSLIGMIVIGIFQALGSNLFDGLSALDHVFVSTQFKDDLLHHP; encoded by the coding sequence ATGGGTGAATTTTTTTTCAAAGAGCATGGGGCGGCAGCGATGGAATATGCCTTACTTCTGAGTTTAATCGGTATGATCGTTATCGGAATTTTTCAGGCGCTAGGCTCCAATCTGTTTGATGGGCTTTCGGCGCTAGACCATGTTTTTGTATCGACTCAATTTAAGGATGACCTGTTGCATCACCCATAG
- a CDS encoding OmpA family protein: MFVRFLGILMMCATWGCESLSMTHQSADVLTPGPPPATLTSLSPRETEDSSSLAQRMSIPQGPKTGITQEKSQVDPFPTVYFPFDSWEISSDVQDRLDATASWMNRFPNYELIIEGHTDVRGTESYNMVLGVRRAKAVKEYLANLGISRKRLDVVSFGNTLVLCEVDDEHQCHQFNRRADLLLE, from the coding sequence ATGTTTGTACGATTTCTTGGGATTCTTATGATGTGTGCGACATGGGGCTGTGAATCGCTTTCAATGACCCATCAGTCTGCGGATGTTTTGACGCCCGGGCCACCCCCGGCCACTTTGACCTCTCTTTCGCCAAGGGAAACTGAAGACTCCTCGTCACTTGCCCAACGCATGAGCATTCCTCAAGGCCCGAAGACGGGAATAACTCAGGAAAAGTCCCAAGTAGATCCTTTCCCCACTGTGTATTTTCCATTCGATAGTTGGGAGATTTCATCAGATGTTCAAGATCGTCTGGATGCCACGGCTAGTTGGATGAACCGCTTTCCCAATTATGAGCTCATAATTGAGGGGCATACGGATGTACGTGGAACAGAAAGTTATAATATGGTTCTGGGGGTAAGACGAGCAAAAGCCGTCAAAGAATATCTGGCCAATTTAGGAATTTCACGCAAACGTCTTGATGTGGTTTCCTTTGGGAATACCTTGGTTCTGTGTGAAGTCGATGACGAACATCAATGCCATCAATTTAACCGACGTGCTGACTTGCTTCTGGAGTAA